In the Tautonia marina genome, one interval contains:
- the hoxE gene encoding bidirectional hydrogenase complex protein HoxE: protein MGTRATPERSQTADGSAHPSGDDRFRYLDAAMKRHRYRPDALIEVLHTAQELFGYLEPDLLRYVARGLRLPPSRVFGVATFYHLFTFTPRGEHTCTVCTGTACYVKGADALLGVVEQITGTHPGMTTADSRISLETARCVGACGLAPIVVFDGKVVGQMTPEQLAERVKGWLDHGT from the coding sequence ATGGGCACTCGCGCCACGCCTGAACGCTCTCAAACCGCAGATGGAAGCGCCCATCCGAGCGGTGATGATCGCTTCCGGTATCTCGATGCCGCCATGAAGCGGCATCGATACCGTCCTGACGCCTTGATCGAAGTCTTGCATACGGCTCAGGAACTGTTTGGCTACCTTGAGCCGGATTTGCTTCGGTACGTGGCACGAGGCTTGCGCCTACCTCCCAGTCGCGTCTTTGGTGTCGCGACGTTCTATCATCTTTTTACCTTCACACCCAGAGGAGAACATACCTGCACTGTCTGCACGGGAACCGCATGCTATGTCAAGGGAGCGGATGCCTTGCTCGGTGTGGTGGAACAGATCACGGGAACCCACCCAGGGATGACCACTGCCGACAGCCGCATCTCACTGGAAACAGCTCGATGCGTCGGTGCCTGCGGACTGGCCCCCATCGTGGTGTTCGATGGGAAGGTTGTTGGTCAGATGACCCCTGAGCAACTCGCGGAACGCGTGAAGGGATGGCTCGATCATGGAACTTGA
- a CDS encoding dihydroorotate dehydrogenase-like protein codes for MSVDLRTSYLGMDLAHPVVVSACSLGFDPANLKRMEDAGASAIVLPSLFEEQIVHDQMAVHEFYEFTSEKFPEALSFFPEMDDYNTGPEAYLRLVEQAKRSLSVPIIGSLNGTSAGGWTRYAHLIQDAGADALELNIYHLVTDPGIDAQAAEARYLELVAEVRKAVSIPLAIKLGPFFSALPHMATRLVEAGADGLVLFNRFYQPDIDLETLRVVPRLVLSTSDEVRLPMRWIAILSGRIQASLAATTGVHTSEDILKLLLAGADVTMVASALYTRGIDHLRLLVDGVRSWLEEHEYTSVAQMKGSVSQANAQDPEAFERANYIRTLVDFTSSESTR; via the coding sequence ATGAGCGTCGACCTTCGGACCTCGTATCTCGGAATGGATCTGGCGCATCCGGTCGTTGTCTCAGCCTGCTCGCTGGGTTTCGATCCGGCGAACCTCAAGCGAATGGAAGACGCCGGCGCTTCGGCCATTGTCCTCCCCTCGTTGTTCGAAGAACAGATTGTGCACGATCAAATGGCCGTGCATGAGTTCTACGAATTCACCTCGGAGAAGTTTCCCGAGGCCCTGAGCTTCTTCCCCGAGATGGACGACTACAACACCGGACCCGAAGCCTACCTCCGCCTTGTCGAGCAGGCCAAGCGGTCCCTCTCCGTTCCCATCATCGGAAGTCTCAACGGCACGTCCGCCGGGGGGTGGACTCGCTACGCGCACCTGATCCAGGACGCCGGAGCCGATGCGCTGGAGTTGAATATTTATCATCTCGTCACCGACCCTGGCATCGATGCTCAGGCGGCCGAGGCTCGCTACCTCGAACTGGTCGCGGAAGTGCGCAAGGCGGTCTCGATACCGCTGGCGATCAAGCTCGGCCCCTTCTTCAGCGCCTTGCCTCACATGGCAACGCGGTTGGTCGAGGCCGGAGCCGATGGGCTCGTCCTGTTCAATCGCTTTTATCAGCCGGACATCGATCTGGAGACCCTGCGCGTCGTCCCGAGGCTGGTACTCAGTACGAGTGACGAGGTCCGCCTACCCATGCGATGGATTGCCATCCTCTCTGGCCGGATCCAGGCATCGCTGGCCGCGACCACCGGAGTGCATACGTCTGAAGACATTCTCAAGCTTCTGCTTGCCGGTGCCGACGTAACCATGGTTGCGTCGGCCCTCTATACTCGTGGGATCGACCATCTTCGCCTCCTCGTCGACGGCGTCCGATCGTGGCTTGAGGAGCACGAGTACACTTCGGTCGCTCAGATGAAAGGCAGCGTGAGTCAGGCCAACGCACAGGACCCGGAGGCCTTTGAACGAGCGAACTACATTCGAACGCTTGTTGACTTTACCAGCTCCGAATCGACGCGTTGA
- the nifJ gene encoding pyruvate:ferredoxin (flavodoxin) oxidoreductase, which yields MDRRSVTVDGNEAAAYVAHLTNEVVAIYPITPASPMGELADAWSAAGQENIFGVVPDVIEMQSEAGAAGAVHGALQAGALTTTFTASQGLLLMIPNMFKIAGELTPTVFHIAARSVATHALSIFGDHSDVMACRTTGWAMLASSSVQQAQDMAMIGQMATLEGRIPVLHFFDGFRTSHEVNKIEQLSHVDIRSLIDPTLIQAHRDRALSPDRPVLRGSAQNPDVFFQAREACNPFYEAMPEIVQRAMDRFASVVGRSYQLFQYTGAPDADRVIIVMGSGAATVGETVAALNAQGEKVGMLEVHLFRPFSVAALIQTLPESVRSLAVLDRTKEPGAIGEPLYQDVLTALIESNGIKGQMPRVIGGRYGLSSKEFTPSMVKAIFDELNAEQPKRRFTVGIVDDVTHLSLKDDPNFSTEPDDVTRAVFYGLGSDGTVGANKNSVKIIGENTPLHAQGYFVYDSKKSGAITVSHLRFGPRPINSPYLITRANFIACHQYNFLDRMDVLELAEPGATFLLNCPHGPDEVWEKLPVEIQQTILDKNIQFYVVDAFRVAADAGLGQRINTVMQTCFFALAEILPRDEAIAHIKDAIKKTYGKRGQVVLDRNNEAVDRSLVALHKVDVPSATSGDQRRLPVVSGVVPDFVERVTALMMAGKGDLLPVSALPVDGTFPTDTARFEKRSIAQEIPIWDPDLCIQCGLCSYVCPHATIRMKVFDPAALNGGAEVLPTRPWKGKEFAGQHMAIQVYPDDCTGCGVCVDVCPAVSKEVSKHKAINMEVKTDEVLLQERARLDVFEHLPELDRATVKSETVKGSQVLLPLFEFSGACAGCGETPYLRLMSQLFGDRALIANATGCSSIYGGNLPTTPWSTNADGRGPAWANSLFEDNAEFGLGFRLAVDQLEAYARTLLKGMAGSIGDELVHAILDADQRTEETIREQRSRVSILMQRLEPLETPEAASLRKVAEALVRRSVWIVGGDGWAYDIGFGGLDHVFASGRDVNILVLDTEVYSNTGGQASKSTPRAAVAKFAAQGKGIAKKDLGMIAVDYGNVYVAQVAIGANPLQTLKAFHEAESYPGVSLILAYSHCIAHGIQMSTSMSHQKEATASGYWPLFRHDPRLAGEGATPFHLDSRKPTLPFREFAMKEARYAMLARTNPTRAAELMQLAQRDIDERWHFYEQMAGVERSVPDRVKGVVS from the coding sequence GGCCGCCTATGTCGCTCATCTCACGAATGAGGTGGTGGCGATCTATCCCATCACGCCCGCCTCTCCGATGGGAGAACTGGCCGACGCCTGGTCGGCCGCGGGCCAGGAAAATATCTTCGGCGTGGTGCCCGACGTCATCGAGATGCAAAGCGAGGCCGGCGCGGCCGGCGCCGTCCACGGTGCGTTGCAAGCCGGAGCCCTGACGACAACCTTCACCGCGTCGCAGGGCTTGCTCTTAATGATCCCCAATATGTTCAAGATTGCCGGCGAACTGACGCCGACGGTCTTCCACATTGCCGCCCGATCGGTCGCCACGCACGCCCTGTCGATCTTCGGCGATCACAGCGACGTGATGGCCTGCCGAACGACCGGCTGGGCCATGCTCGCCTCCAGCTCGGTCCAGCAGGCGCAAGACATGGCCATGATCGGCCAGATGGCCACGCTGGAAGGACGCATCCCCGTTTTGCACTTTTTTGATGGGTTCCGGACCTCTCACGAGGTCAACAAGATCGAACAACTTTCGCATGTCGACATCCGATCGCTGATCGACCCGACGCTGATTCAGGCCCACCGCGACCGCGCGCTCTCGCCCGATCGGCCCGTCCTTCGCGGATCGGCCCAGAACCCCGACGTGTTCTTCCAGGCCCGAGAGGCGTGCAATCCGTTCTACGAGGCCATGCCGGAGATCGTCCAGCGTGCCATGGATCGATTCGCCAGCGTCGTGGGTCGCTCCTATCAGTTATTCCAGTACACGGGCGCCCCAGATGCCGACCGCGTGATCATCGTGATGGGATCGGGAGCGGCCACGGTCGGCGAGACGGTCGCGGCGCTGAACGCTCAGGGGGAGAAGGTCGGGATGCTCGAAGTGCATCTCTTCCGCCCCTTCTCGGTGGCCGCCTTGATTCAGACGCTTCCCGAAAGCGTTCGATCGCTCGCCGTGCTTGATCGGACGAAGGAACCGGGCGCGATCGGGGAACCCCTGTATCAAGACGTTCTGACCGCCCTGATCGAATCGAACGGTATCAAAGGGCAAATGCCGCGCGTGATCGGCGGCCGCTACGGGCTGTCGTCGAAAGAATTCACGCCGAGCATGGTGAAGGCGATCTTCGACGAGTTGAACGCCGAGCAACCGAAACGGCGGTTCACCGTCGGCATCGTCGACGATGTCACACACCTCAGCCTGAAAGACGACCCCAACTTTTCGACCGAACCGGACGACGTGACCCGAGCCGTCTTCTACGGCCTTGGCAGTGACGGAACCGTCGGCGCGAACAAAAACTCGGTCAAGATTATCGGCGAAAACACGCCGCTGCATGCCCAGGGGTATTTTGTTTACGACTCGAAGAAGTCGGGGGCGATCACCGTCTCTCACCTGCGGTTTGGTCCTCGACCGATCAACTCACCGTATTTGATCACCCGGGCGAACTTTATTGCGTGCCACCAGTACAACTTCCTCGATCGGATGGACGTGCTCGAACTGGCCGAACCCGGTGCCACCTTCCTGCTGAACTGCCCGCATGGCCCGGACGAGGTCTGGGAGAAACTTCCGGTCGAGATCCAGCAAACGATTCTCGACAAGAACATTCAATTTTATGTGGTTGATGCCTTCCGAGTTGCCGCCGACGCCGGATTAGGTCAGCGGATCAACACCGTGATGCAGACCTGCTTCTTTGCCCTGGCCGAAATTTTGCCCCGAGACGAGGCAATCGCCCACATTAAAGATGCGATCAAGAAAACCTACGGCAAACGTGGCCAGGTCGTCCTCGATCGCAACAACGAGGCGGTGGATCGCTCTTTGGTGGCCTTGCACAAGGTTGATGTCCCCTCTGCGACCTCGGGTGATCAGCGACGATTGCCGGTCGTTTCCGGAGTGGTCCCCGACTTCGTCGAACGGGTCACGGCCCTGATGATGGCCGGCAAGGGAGACCTCCTGCCGGTCAGCGCCCTGCCGGTTGACGGCACGTTCCCGACCGACACCGCTCGCTTCGAGAAGCGAAGCATCGCCCAGGAAATCCCCATCTGGGACCCGGATCTCTGCATCCAGTGCGGCCTCTGTTCCTATGTCTGCCCGCACGCGACCATCCGGATGAAGGTTTTTGATCCGGCAGCCCTGAACGGCGGCGCCGAAGTCCTGCCGACTCGTCCCTGGAAGGGGAAGGAGTTTGCAGGGCAGCACATGGCGATTCAAGTTTATCCCGACGACTGCACGGGATGCGGTGTCTGTGTCGATGTTTGCCCGGCGGTCAGCAAGGAGGTTTCCAAGCACAAGGCAATCAACATGGAGGTGAAGACCGACGAGGTTCTCTTGCAGGAGCGTGCCCGTCTCGACGTCTTCGAGCACCTTCCCGAGCTCGACCGGGCGACTGTCAAATCCGAGACGGTCAAGGGGTCGCAGGTGTTGCTGCCGCTCTTTGAATTCTCAGGGGCCTGCGCCGGTTGCGGTGAAACGCCCTATCTTCGGCTCATGAGTCAGTTGTTCGGCGATCGCGCCCTGATCGCCAACGCCACCGGTTGCTCTTCGATCTATGGGGGGAACCTGCCGACGACCCCCTGGTCAACGAACGCCGACGGCCGAGGCCCAGCCTGGGCCAACTCCCTCTTTGAAGACAATGCCGAGTTCGGTCTGGGCTTCCGACTTGCCGTGGATCAGCTCGAAGCCTATGCCCGAACCCTCCTGAAAGGAATGGCAGGCTCCATTGGAGATGAACTGGTTCACGCCATCCTCGATGCCGACCAACGAACCGAGGAGACGATCCGAGAACAGCGTTCGCGCGTCTCGATCCTAATGCAACGGCTCGAACCGCTTGAGACACCGGAGGCGGCCTCGCTTCGGAAAGTTGCCGAGGCGCTTGTGCGCCGGAGTGTCTGGATCGTGGGAGGTGACGGTTGGGCCTATGACATCGGCTTCGGCGGGCTCGATCATGTGTTCGCCTCCGGACGTGATGTGAACATTCTGGTTCTCGATACGGAGGTGTATTCCAACACGGGTGGCCAGGCGTCCAAATCGACCCCACGAGCCGCCGTCGCCAAGTTCGCGGCGCAGGGCAAAGGGATTGCGAAGAAAGATCTCGGCATGATTGCCGTCGACTACGGCAATGTTTACGTCGCCCAGGTGGCCATTGGCGCCAATCCCTTGCAAACGCTCAAGGCATTCCACGAAGCTGAGTCGTACCCCGGCGTTTCTTTAATTCTGGCCTATAGCCACTGCATCGCGCATGGCATCCAGATGTCGACCTCGATGTCGCATCAGAAGGAAGCGACCGCCAGCGGCTACTGGCCCCTGTTCCGACACGACCCGAGACTGGCCGGAGAAGGAGCAACCCCCTTCCACCTCGACAGCCGCAAGCCGACGCTCCCGTTCCGGGAGTTCGCCATGAAAGAAGCGCGCTACGCGATGCTCGCGCGGACGAATCCCACTCGGGCCGCGGAGTTGATGCAACTGGCCCAGCGAGACATCGACGAACGCTGGCATTTCTACGAACAAATGGCTGGGGTCGAACGCTCCGTGCCGGATCGCGTGAAAGGGGTGGTGTCATGA